In Risungbinella massiliensis, a single window of DNA contains:
- a CDS encoding MDR family MFS transporter: MNYVIAGLMLGIFVASLDNTIVATAMPTIVGELGQFDQFVWVTSAYMIATVAGMPIFGKLSDMYGRKMFFLFGLTLFIVASMLCGIANSMTQLAFYRALQGLGGGALMPIAFTIIFDALPADKRGKITGLFGAVFGLSSIIGPLLGAFLTDAIGWRWIFYINAPIGAISIFFIYKFYHESGQRNKQKIDWGGAITLVLGLVSFMFAVEFGGKDYAWDSVQILGLFGLSLISFIIFGFIERKASEPIITFSLFKRRLFASAQLVAFFYGLVFISASVYIPIFIQGVYGGSATNSGLILMPMMLGSVVTAQIGGRAPMKFGFRNVMIVSGILLILGLYLLSTMDTETPRWMVTLFMVVLGLGVGFSFSLLNLASIQGVPSYQRGSATSVGSTFRTIGMALGVTIFGSIQQRLFTDQLSSSLPGDTPVANFSANALSGEASKNIPGPILEAIQNALSNSISTAFLWSVIPAIFALIVIFMMGKERMSDSRG; the protein is encoded by the coding sequence ATGAATTATGTAATTGCCGGACTAATGCTTGGAATTTTTGTTGCTTCACTAGACAATACAATTGTCGCTACAGCAATGCCGACTATTGTGGGGGAACTAGGACAATTTGATCAATTTGTCTGGGTCACCTCTGCCTATATGATCGCTACCGTAGCAGGGATGCCGATCTTTGGCAAGCTTTCGGATATGTATGGGCGTAAGATGTTTTTTTTATTTGGTCTCACTCTTTTTATTGTTGCTTCGATGCTCTGTGGTATTGCTAATTCCATGACTCAGTTAGCATTTTACCGTGCCTTGCAAGGATTGGGAGGCGGAGCATTAATGCCTATTGCCTTTACGATTATTTTTGATGCTCTTCCAGCAGATAAACGCGGTAAAATAACGGGGCTTTTTGGTGCAGTATTTGGTTTGTCTAGTATTATAGGACCACTATTAGGTGCTTTTTTAACAGATGCAATAGGATGGCGTTGGATTTTTTATATCAATGCTCCTATTGGTGCAATTTCAATCTTTTTTATTTATAAGTTTTATCATGAATCCGGCCAGCGCAACAAACAAAAAATTGACTGGGGCGGAGCAATTACCTTAGTCCTAGGACTTGTTAGTTTTATGTTCGCTGTGGAGTTTGGTGGGAAAGATTATGCATGGGACTCGGTGCAAATTTTAGGACTCTTTGGTTTGTCGTTGATATCGTTCATTATATTTGGTTTTATTGAGCGAAAAGCATCGGAACCAATCATTACCTTCTCCTTGTTTAAAAGACGTCTCTTTGCCTCTGCGCAATTAGTCGCTTTCTTCTATGGTTTGGTCTTCATATCAGCAAGCGTTTATATCCCTATTTTTATACAAGGAGTGTACGGGGGATCTGCAACCAACTCAGGGCTGATTCTGATGCCGATGATGCTGGGTTCCGTTGTGACTGCTCAGATTGGTGGGCGGGCACCCATGAAGTTTGGTTTTCGTAATGTCATGATTGTCTCAGGAATCCTACTCATATTAGGACTTTACCTACTTAGTACGATGGATACCGAAACCCCACGATGGATGGTTACGCTTTTTATGGTGGTATTAGGACTTGGAGTGGGTTTCTCTTTTTCCTTACTGAACCTTGCTTCTATTCAAGGCGTTCCATCTTATCAACGTGGATCTGCGACTTCGGTAGGTTCTACTTTTCGTACGATCGGGATGGCTCTCGGTGTGACCATCTTTGGATCGATTCAGCAGCGACTATTTACAGATCAGTTATCTTCTTCTCTTCCTGGCGATACTCCTGTTGCCAATTTCTCTGCCAATGCGCTAAGTGGAGAAGCATCGAAAAATATCCCTGGACCGATCCTAGAAGCAATTCAAAATGCACTGTCTAACTCGATTTCGACTGCTTTCCTATGGTCTGTGATCCCAGCAATATTTGCCTTGATCGTTATTTTTATGATGGGGAAGGAACGAATGAGTGATAGCAGAGGGTAA
- a CDS encoding SDR family oxidoreductase — MKLLVTGATGKLGTKVVEILLKSTPANQLVVSVRNPEKAEGLRARGVDVRHGDFDRPETLDVAFSGIDRLLIISADGDNETRITQHTNAVEAAARAKVGFIAYTSLANASESKMFLAPPHQAAEKAILKTGIPYSFLRNNWYLENEIASIQGGLAGAPWVTSAKSGKVGWAMQEEYAEAAATVLTGNGHENTVYELSGKLLTQEELAHALGTVLGKEVPVKQVDDATYADIMKNAGVPDFVIPMLVEIQKGIREGALEIESNDFEKILGRPLKPIDKALSQLVSGIS, encoded by the coding sequence ATGAAACTATTGGTTACTGGAGCAACAGGGAAACTGGGAACAAAAGTGGTAGAGATATTATTGAAATCTACACCCGCAAATCAACTGGTTGTAAGTGTTCGTAACCCGGAGAAAGCAGAAGGTCTTCGTGCCCGCGGAGTAGACGTCCGACACGGAGACTTTGACCGTCCAGAAACTTTGGATGTTGCTTTTTCTGGGATTGATCGGTTATTGATCATTTCTGCGGATGGAGACAATGAAACTAGAATCACTCAGCATACCAATGCTGTAGAAGCAGCAGCACGCGCAAAAGTAGGCTTCATCGCTTATACGAGTTTGGCGAATGCAAGTGAAAGTAAGATGTTTCTCGCACCACCACACCAAGCCGCAGAAAAAGCCATTCTCAAAACCGGTATTCCATACTCGTTCCTACGCAATAACTGGTACCTTGAAAACGAGATCGCGAGCATTCAAGGTGGGTTGGCAGGAGCACCTTGGGTAACATCTGCGAAATCTGGCAAGGTGGGTTGGGCTATGCAGGAAGAATATGCGGAAGCAGCAGCAACGGTATTGACAGGAAACGGACATGAGAACACTGTCTATGAGTTGTCTGGCAAGCTATTGACTCAAGAAGAACTAGCGCATGCTCTCGGTACTGTTTTGGGTAAGGAAGTACCTGTAAAACAAGTCGATGATGCCACCTATGCTGACATAATGAAAAATGCTGGTGTACCGGACTTCGTTATTCCGATGCTTGTAGAAATCCAGAAAGGCATTCGGGAAGGTGCCCTTGAGATCGAGAGCAATGATTTCGAAAAGATTCTTGGCCGGCCGTTAAAACCGATTGACAAAGCCTTGAGTCAACTTGTGAGTGGGATCTCTTAA
- the hemH gene encoding ferrochelatase, with protein MERKRVGLLLMSYGTPKSIEEVEPYYTHIRHGRKPTPELLSDLISRYQAIGDVNHFAQITDDQVTRLTEEMNQQFPNVEFVGYLGLKHAHPFIEDAVTQMHQDGITEAISLVLAPHYSTFSVKIYNERAKQKADELGGLTIHSVDSWYQEARFIQFWEEGIRSIIDSFSEEEREKTVVIFSAHSLPERILKSNDPYPAQLEETAKLIAEVAAIPHYAVGWQSAGRTPEPWLGPDVQDLTRDLATKKGYNRFVYCPVGFVAEHLEVLYDNDVECKAVTDELGASYYRPPMPNAGTAFIQCLSEVVTKKMVSVGVISCVD; from the coding sequence ATGGAGAGAAAACGCGTAGGCTTACTATTGATGTCATATGGAACGCCTAAAAGTATCGAAGAAGTCGAACCATACTACACTCATATTCGTCATGGCAGAAAACCAACCCCTGAGTTACTCTCAGACTTGATTTCTCGTTATCAGGCTATTGGAGATGTTAATCATTTTGCTCAAATTACAGATGACCAAGTAACGCGTTTGACAGAAGAGATGAATCAGCAATTCCCGAATGTGGAGTTTGTCGGATACCTTGGATTAAAGCATGCACATCCATTTATTGAAGATGCAGTCACCCAGATGCATCAAGACGGTATTACAGAAGCGATCAGTTTGGTTCTTGCACCTCACTATTCCACGTTCAGTGTCAAAATTTACAACGAGCGAGCCAAACAAAAAGCTGATGAATTAGGCGGACTTACTATTCATTCCGTGGATAGCTGGTATCAGGAGGCACGTTTTATCCAGTTTTGGGAAGAAGGTATTCGTAGTATTATTGACTCTTTTTCAGAGGAAGAACGGGAGAAAACAGTGGTCATATTCTCTGCGCATAGCTTGCCAGAACGAATTTTGAAGAGTAATGATCCCTATCCTGCTCAACTGGAAGAGACAGCCAAACTGATTGCTGAAGTTGCAGCGATCCCGCATTATGCAGTAGGTTGGCAAAGTGCTGGGCGTACTCCAGAGCCATGGCTAGGTCCAGATGTACAAGATCTAACGAGAGATCTAGCTACGAAAAAAGGATACAACCGCTTTGTCTACTGTCCAGTTGGATTTGTAGCAGAACATCTTGAGGTTCTCTATGATAACGACGTAGAATGTAAAGCTGTGACGGACGAGCTTGGCGCTAGTTACTATCGACCTCCAATGCCAAATGCAGGTACGGCTTTTATTCAATGTTTATCAGAAGTAGTCACGAAAAAAATGGTAAGCGTTGGGGTGATCTCCTGTGTTGACTGA
- a CDS encoding Rrf2 family transcriptional regulator, producing the protein MQISTRFSIAIHTLSLIAISPTDCTGDFIASSVNTNPVVIRRIMGMLKKTGLVDVRPGVGGASLLKDPDQITLLDVYRAVNVTEEKGLFRIHENPNIHCPVGRNIEQALQAELKDAQSAMEQRLGQTTLDQLTRKFI; encoded by the coding sequence ATGCAAATCAGTACGCGCTTTTCCATTGCTATCCATACCCTTTCCCTGATTGCTATTAGTCCGACGGATTGTACTGGGGACTTTATCGCAAGTAGCGTCAATACTAATCCCGTTGTAATCCGGAGAATTATGGGCATGCTAAAAAAAACTGGGTTAGTGGACGTTCGTCCAGGGGTAGGAGGTGCATCCTTGCTCAAGGATCCCGACCAAATCACACTTCTTGATGTTTACCGGGCTGTCAATGTGACAGAGGAGAAGGGACTATTTCGTATACACGAAAACCCCAATATTCATTGCCCTGTCGGGCGGAATATTGAGCAAGCTCTTCAAGCGGAATTGAAAGATGCTCAATCCGCTATGGAACAAAGGTTGGGGCAAACGACATTAGACCAATTGACTAGAAAGTTTATATAA
- a CDS encoding DMT family transporter, with protein MAWIYLVLAGLGEVTGVIALNLTNGFHNKKPLFFGIPATVASFYFLSLAMREIPVGTAYSIWTGIGAAGSVLIGMLFFRESKDWLRILFLSLIIIGVIGLRFIGH; from the coding sequence ATGGCGTGGATCTATCTTGTATTAGCTGGGCTTGGAGAGGTTACGGGAGTCATTGCTCTTAACTTGACCAATGGTTTCCATAACAAAAAGCCCCTTTTTTTTGGAATACCAGCTACAGTAGCTAGCTTTTACTTTCTTTCCCTTGCGATGCGTGAGATTCCAGTGGGTACGGCTTACAGTATCTGGACTGGAATCGGGGCAGCAGGTTCCGTTTTGATTGGAATGCTCTTTTTCCGAGAATCCAAAGACTGGCTTCGGATCCTCTTTCTTAGCTTGATTATAATCGGGGTGATTGGACTTCGATTTATAGGGCATTAA
- a CDS encoding VOC family protein — protein MIYHFVGLDHVQLAAPSGCETEARKFFGKILGLPEVPKPKSLQGRGGVWFQCGAQQIHIGVQSDFSPAKKAHPAFILDNLAGLKKRLLQQGIQVIGDDLLEGIDRFFVNDPFGNRLEFLEKQKD, from the coding sequence GTGATATATCATTTCGTTGGTTTAGATCATGTACAATTAGCAGCTCCTTCTGGATGTGAAACCGAGGCCCGTAAATTTTTCGGTAAAATATTAGGATTGCCAGAAGTTCCAAAACCGAAAAGCCTGCAAGGTCGTGGAGGTGTTTGGTTTCAATGTGGAGCCCAACAAATTCATATAGGAGTACAATCTGACTTTTCTCCTGCCAAAAAAGCCCACCCAGCATTTATCCTAGATAATTTAGCTGGGCTAAAAAAGCGACTCCTACAGCAAGGCATCCAAGTAATCGGTGATGATTTGCTAGAAGGGATTGATCGATTCTTTGTGAACGATCCATTTGGAAATCGATTAGAGTTTCTAGAAAAACAAAAGGACTAG
- the hemY gene encoding protoporphyrinogen oxidase codes for MTDPSHITIVGGGLTGLSAAFYLHREIQERNLPITITLLEASERVGGKIQTTHTHGFTIEGGPDSWLERKGYATQLAIDLGLEKDLVNNSVGQSYILRQDRLYPIPSGSVMGIPTKWQAVLESELVSEKGKKRAGAELFRSVRSSKSDQSVRNFFQDRFGREWVDQVMEPLLSGVYGNDIEQLSLRSTFPQYEGLLEQYGSLITAMRQTRTKSAGTVTSKGMFQTLRSGLESLVHQLEDVLPTGLIQKNAAVDSVIRTAGHYRIFLQDGRAFDTDQILFTTSHPVTQKVLGRYIELPSLQHASPSSVATVALGFDTKNVQIELPGTGFVIPRKEGYRITACTWLHKKWPHTTPEGKVLLRCFVGRSGDDLLASRSEDEIIQIALEELARVQSLQINGEPEIAVVEKLLNSRPPYEVGHQEWLQDTRNRLSNVLPDIYLAGSFYEGIGLPDCIQQGKKAVSEIIESLCLKVLH; via the coding sequence TTGACTGATCCATCCCATATCACCATCGTAGGGGGTGGATTAACAGGTCTATCGGCAGCCTTTTATCTCCACCGAGAGATTCAAGAGCGGAACCTTCCTATTACCATTACCTTATTAGAAGCGAGTGAGCGAGTTGGCGGAAAGATCCAGACAACTCATACTCACGGGTTTACCATAGAAGGTGGACCTGATTCCTGGTTGGAGCGAAAAGGATACGCAACACAATTAGCAATCGATCTCGGACTGGAAAAAGATTTAGTAAACAATTCGGTCGGTCAATCGTATATACTTCGTCAAGATCGTCTTTATCCGATTCCATCAGGTTCTGTAATGGGAATCCCTACGAAGTGGCAAGCTGTGTTGGAATCTGAACTCGTTTCCGAAAAAGGAAAGAAACGTGCTGGAGCGGAGCTATTTCGATCGGTACGCTCTTCTAAATCTGATCAATCAGTCAGGAACTTTTTCCAAGACCGATTTGGCAGAGAATGGGTAGATCAAGTGATGGAACCGCTTCTGTCTGGGGTATATGGAAATGATATTGAACAACTAAGTCTTCGTTCCACTTTTCCACAATATGAAGGATTATTAGAGCAATACGGCAGTCTCATTACGGCAATGCGCCAAACTCGAACTAAATCCGCTGGAACAGTTACATCCAAAGGAATGTTTCAGACTTTACGGAGTGGATTAGAAAGTCTTGTCCATCAGTTAGAAGACGTATTACCAACTGGGTTAATCCAAAAAAATGCAGCTGTTGACTCTGTCATACGAACAGCTGGACATTACCGGATCTTTTTACAAGATGGTCGAGCATTTGATACGGACCAGATTTTGTTTACGACTTCTCATCCTGTTACACAGAAAGTCTTGGGACGATATATAGAGCTTCCGTCTTTACAACATGCTAGTCCCTCATCTGTTGCAACAGTAGCTCTTGGTTTCGACACCAAGAATGTGCAGATTGAGCTTCCTGGAACTGGTTTTGTGATCCCACGGAAAGAAGGATACCGGATCACAGCATGTACTTGGTTGCATAAAAAATGGCCGCATACTACCCCTGAGGGAAAAGTATTGTTACGTTGTTTTGTTGGCCGATCTGGAGATGACCTATTGGCTAGTCGATCGGAAGACGAGATCATTCAAATTGCATTGGAAGAATTAGCCCGTGTCCAATCTCTACAGATTAACGGTGAACCTGAGATTGCTGTGGTAGAGAAGCTACTAAATTCTCGTCCTCCTTATGAAGTAGGACACCAAGAATGGCTTCAAGATACTCGGAATCGTTTAAGTAACGTACTTCCCGATATATATTTAGCTGGATCTTTTTATGAGGGAATTGGGTTACCAGATTGTATCCAACAAGGAAAAAAGGCAGTATCTGAAATAATAGAGTCACTCTGTTTAAAGGTACTTCATTAA
- a CDS encoding DMT family transporter, producing MEKQTSNAAWGIILIAGVLEIGWAIGLKSSHGFTELIPSLVVLVLLPISFYLFAKALKILPIGTAYTVFTGIGSAGTVIYEILFMEEPASIGKITFLVILLIGVIGLKLSDKGKEESHSIERGTH from the coding sequence ATGGAGAAACAGACTAGCAATGCTGCATGGGGAATTATACTGATTGCAGGTGTTTTGGAGATCGGGTGGGCGATCGGATTAAAATCTTCCCATGGTTTTACAGAGTTGATCCCCTCTCTTGTTGTTCTAGTCTTATTACCGATCAGTTTTTATCTTTTTGCAAAAGCACTAAAGATCCTACCTATAGGAACAGCTTATACTGTTTTTACCGGAATTGGGTCTGCTGGTACTGTTATATATGAGATTCTCTTTATGGAGGAACCAGCGAGTATTGGAAAAATCACCTTTCTCGTAATCTTACTTATCGGGGTAATCGGACTGAAGTTAAGTGATAAAGGAAAAGAAGAGTCCCATTCTATAGAGAGGGGAACCCACTAA
- a CDS encoding TetR/AcrR family transcriptional regulator: MGNASTTREKLLQAAGVVVQEKGVSQLTLESVAKQAGVSKGGLLYHFPNKEALIRAMVDYLMQLNTHTLLEHKTQGSDKGHFVRAFLETTEVSPKQRELSAGLIAAFVTNPELLQTVREHYQNWQERVENDGIDPALATVVRLASDGIFFADLFQLAPPSGDLRRQVFLLLEEMTRGEEDGGNGETD, translated from the coding sequence ATGGGGAATGCTTCTACCACAAGAGAAAAATTACTACAAGCAGCTGGAGTCGTTGTACAAGAAAAAGGGGTTAGCCAGTTAACGCTAGAGAGTGTCGCAAAACAAGCTGGAGTAAGCAAAGGTGGGCTTCTCTATCATTTTCCAAACAAAGAGGCACTAATCAGAGCCATGGTAGACTACCTGATGCAATTAAACACTCATACCTTGTTAGAACATAAGACCCAAGGATCTGACAAAGGACACTTTGTAAGAGCGTTCTTGGAGACTACGGAAGTCTCCCCAAAGCAGAGAGAACTTAGTGCAGGACTGATTGCGGCTTTTGTAACCAATCCTGAATTACTTCAAACTGTTCGTGAACACTACCAAAACTGGCAGGAACGCGTTGAAAACGATGGGATCGATCCTGCTCTCGCTACCGTGGTAAGACTAGCATCTGATGGGATCTTCTTTGCGGATCTCTTTCAATTGGCTCCCCCATCAGGTGATCTAAGACGACAAGTATTTCTACTACTAGAAGAGATGACAAGGGGTGAAGAGGATGGAGGTAATGGAGAAACAGACTAG
- a CDS encoding cysteine hydrolase family protein: MNEKVALLLIDVQNIMFSYEGGSLWNEQEVLHNISTLLTKARQSNIPVIYIQHTDLDSDSVLSEGKRTWEIHHDVQPFATDIVVRKSSWDAFYQTTLHEKLQELGIEKLIIAGMQTQFCVDTTCRRAYSIGYKENILVKDAHSTFDTAVLSASQVVEHHNNMLGGRFVTLKETSEIMF, encoded by the coding sequence ATGAATGAGAAAGTTGCTTTATTACTGATAGATGTTCAAAACATCATGTTTTCTTATGAAGGTGGATCTTTATGGAACGAACAAGAAGTACTCCATAACATTTCTACTCTGCTTACAAAAGCACGTCAATCAAATATACCAGTGATCTATATACAGCATACTGATCTTGATTCTGATAGTGTGCTTAGTGAAGGAAAACGAACATGGGAGATTCATCATGATGTCCAGCCGTTCGCAACCGATATTGTTGTTCGAAAGTCTTCGTGGGATGCCTTTTACCAAACAACATTACACGAAAAATTACAAGAACTCGGAATCGAAAAACTAATCATTGCAGGTATGCAAACCCAATTTTGCGTGGACACAACTTGCAGAAGAGCATATAGCATAGGGTACAAAGAGAATATATTGGTAAAAGATGCTCATAGCACATTTGATACTGCAGTGCTTTCAGCTTCTCAAGTTGTAGAACACCACAACAATATGCTAGGTGGCAGATTTGTCACATTAAAAGAAACAAGCGAAATCATGTTTTAA
- a CDS encoding YbaK/EbsC family protein codes for MGRLKESAQRVQEKLQELGYSNQILELEESTRTAQEAADAMGCEVAQIAKSIIFRLKHANKPLLVVASGANRVNEKQIANQIGDKLEKADANFVRERTGFVIGGVAPLGHTEPILTLIDEDLFQYDELWAAAGHPKALFSLTPEELKKMTSGAVVSIK; via the coding sequence TTGGGTAGATTAAAAGAGAGTGCACAGAGAGTACAAGAGAAACTTCAAGAGTTAGGGTATTCCAATCAGATCCTAGAGTTAGAAGAAAGCACCCGAACAGCTCAAGAAGCAGCAGATGCAATGGGCTGCGAGGTTGCACAAATTGCGAAGTCTATCATTTTCCGTTTAAAACACGCTAATAAGCCGTTGTTGGTAGTAGCAAGTGGAGCGAATCGAGTAAATGAAAAACAAATTGCCAATCAAATAGGAGATAAATTAGAAAAAGCAGATGCAAATTTCGTACGAGAGCGTACTGGGTTTGTAATAGGAGGTGTTGCGCCTCTAGGACATACGGAACCTATTTTAACCTTAATAGATGAAGACCTGTTTCAGTATGACGAACTATGGGCAGCAGCAGGCCATCCAAAAGCACTGTTTTCTTTAACACCAGAGGAACTAAAGAAAATGACCAGCGGAGCGGTTGTATCCATAAAGTAA
- the hemE gene encoding uroporphyrinogen decarboxylase encodes MTNKTFNDNFLRACRKEPTDHTPVWYMRQAGRYQPEYRKIREKYTFFEMNYFPEVCAEVTMLPIQQLDVDAAILFADIMTPLKPIGVDVEIKSGIGPVISNPIQSLADVERLGELDPLSHVPYIGEAVKILTERLPVPLIGFAGAPFTLASYMVEGGPSKNYYKTKALMYTQPQTWTKLMEKLGDLVITYLKAQIAAGAQAVQVFDTWVGALNREDYQTFIFPVMNRIFTELKKTDVPTIYFGVGANHLLKDMNQLPVDVLGLDWRITIQEAREREGVTTALQGNLDPALLLAPWDQIEAKTREILDQGIQQPGYIFNLGHGIFPQCDVETLQKLTKFVHDYTSR; translated from the coding sequence GTGACCAACAAAACCTTTAACGATAATTTTTTACGTGCTTGTCGTAAGGAACCGACGGACCATACTCCCGTCTGGTATATGCGCCAAGCAGGAAGGTATCAACCTGAATACCGCAAGATCCGTGAAAAGTATACCTTTTTTGAGATGAACTATTTCCCTGAAGTATGTGCTGAAGTTACTATGCTCCCAATCCAACAATTAGACGTAGATGCTGCTATTTTGTTTGCAGATATCATGACACCACTTAAACCGATTGGGGTAGATGTCGAGATTAAATCAGGTATTGGTCCGGTTATTTCGAATCCGATTCAATCATTAGCAGATGTAGAAAGATTAGGGGAGCTAGATCCTCTGTCACATGTTCCTTACATAGGAGAAGCAGTTAAAATCCTTACAGAACGCTTACCTGTACCACTGATCGGCTTTGCTGGAGCTCCTTTTACGTTAGCTAGCTATATGGTCGAAGGCGGACCATCCAAAAACTATTATAAAACCAAAGCGCTTATGTATACCCAACCCCAGACATGGACGAAATTAATGGAAAAACTAGGGGATTTGGTAATTACGTATCTAAAAGCACAGATTGCAGCAGGGGCTCAGGCTGTCCAAGTATTTGACACATGGGTTGGTGCTTTGAATCGAGAGGATTATCAGACGTTTATTTTCCCAGTAATGAACCGTATCTTTACGGAACTGAAAAAGACTGATGTTCCAACTATCTATTTTGGCGTTGGGGCAAATCATTTATTGAAAGATATGAACCAGCTTCCAGTAGATGTGTTGGGACTGGATTGGAGAATTACTATCCAAGAAGCTCGTGAGCGAGAAGGTGTAACTACTGCTTTGCAAGGGAACCTGGATCCAGCCCTCTTATTAGCACCTTGGGATCAAATTGAGGCGAAAACACGGGAGATTTTAGATCAAGGGATACAACAACCTGGCTATATCTTTAATCTGGGTCATGGTATCTTCCCACAATGCGACGTAGAGACTTTGCAGAAACTGACGAAGTTTGTCCACGATTATACCAGTAGATAA
- a CDS encoding metallophosphoesterase family protein, giving the protein MKRFAVVTDLHGNDYALQAVLEELENEEIREVYCLGDILSIGHQSKEVLQRLQEYPNLHLVLGNHDEYILAIHRGEAVPEDTAENKAHHEWVYRQIDDRLLDWLANKQRSLVLEENGHSIRLLHYHIPLEHNGLHISQSPYAPIHSYPTPVSYLQELFAPYQENLVLFGHTHVTAYWQTDQQQVRFNPGALGVSHDRFARYGVIELEKGQIRCHLKKVPYDRERYIQELQNAKMPASIEIFPMFFGVKYETKNI; this is encoded by the coding sequence ATGAAACGTTTCGCAGTAGTGACAGATTTACATGGAAATGACTATGCTCTACAAGCAGTATTAGAAGAACTAGAGAATGAAGAGATTCGAGAGGTTTACTGTCTGGGGGATATTTTATCCATAGGACATCAATCAAAAGAAGTATTGCAGAGGTTACAGGAATACCCCAATCTTCATCTTGTATTAGGTAATCATGATGAATACATCTTGGCAATTCACCGTGGAGAGGCAGTCCCAGAGGACACAGCAGAGAATAAAGCACATCACGAATGGGTTTACCGACAAATAGACGATAGATTGCTAGATTGGTTAGCAAACAAGCAACGGTCTCTTGTGCTTGAGGAGAATGGTCACTCTATTCGACTACTACACTATCATATTCCACTGGAGCATAATGGTTTACATATTTCTCAAAGTCCCTATGCACCCATTCATTCCTATCCGACTCCTGTCTCGTATCTACAAGAACTATTTGCGCCTTATCAAGAAAATCTCGTACTGTTTGGTCATACACACGTTACTGCTTATTGGCAGACTGATCAACAACAAGTACGATTTAATCCAGGTGCTCTGGGAGTTTCTCATGATAGATTCGCACGATATGGGGTGATTGAGTTAGAAAAGGGTCAAATTCGTTGTCACCTGAAAAAAGTTCCTTATGATCGGGAAAGATATATTCAAGAACTCCAGAATGCAAAAATGCCTGCTAGTATAGAAATTTTTCCTATGTTTTTTGGTGTGAAATATGAAACGAAGAATATCTGA